TCCAGCTCAAACTGTTGTTCAGACTGTTGTCTATTCGCGTAATAAATATACTGATCTTGCTAAGCCCAAAGGAAAGCAAGTGACGTACTCGACTTGGACGCCAGTAACGAACACGACTTTTGGGCCGTATTCGTTCTCACCTGTTGCAGGTTATAAAGCTAGTGCTGTTAGTGGAAAAGATGCTGTCTTACTTACAACTTCAGCGACACAATTAATTGTTCCAGCTCAAGAAAATGTAAGTTTTACAACTCCATCAACAACAGTTGTAGTTGATTTTACAGCCAATGATCATGAAGTGACAGTTAAGTATGTTGATGATGCAGGACAGCAGGTCGGGGCAAGTTATACTGTTCGGGGTAAAACTGGGGAAACAGTCAAATTAGATGTTGCATCTCATGCACCACTTAATTGGGTATTAGCCCCAAAACAACAAACGACAACAGATTATACATTTGGCACTGATACTCCAAGTGAGTTGGTTTATACAGTTCAGCATAAAAAAGAGCAAATCGATAATGAACGGAAAGTTACACGGCAGATCTACATGACTAAGCCTAATGGAAAGAGAGAATTAGTCGCAGATGAACAACAAAAATTTCAACGAACTGGTCTTAAAGATCTTGTGACAAATGATATTGTTTGGCATGCATGGTCGCCTGTTAGTGCAGATTTCCCAGGTTATAATTTTGCTCAAGTTAAAGGTTATATCTCAAAAGTTAACGGCAAACCAGCAACTAGTGTGCAAAAAATGAAAGTAACAGCAACTTCACCAAATACTAGCGTTGAAGTGACGTATGCTGTATTAGATGCTGGAAAATACACACCAGTAGGACAAGTAATAACAGTCACTCAAGGTCAAGTTCCTACCCCAGAAGCAGGTGTAAGAAATAAAGTTAAACTGCCAGTATCAACAAAATACAGTTGGCAAGAAGCACCCGACACATCAAAAGTTGCTCAAACAAAAGGGACAGTCGTAGTAACTTATCCAGATGGTAGTAAAGAAGAAGTGCCAGTTGAAGTGAAAGTGGTAAGTGCAAAGACATCAGAAGTAACTCCAGCAGAGCACCAACCAAAAGAACAGACAGCAGCAGATAAGTATACGCCAGTAGGTCAAACAGTAACAGTCACTCAAGGTCAAGTTCCTACCCCAGAAGCAGGTGTAAGAAATAAAGCCAAACTACCAGCGTCAACAAAATACAGCTGGCAAGAAGTACCCGACACATCAAAAGTTGGTCAAACAAAAGGGACAGTCGTAGTAACTTATCCAGATGGTAGTAAAGAAGAAGTGCCAGTTGAAGTGAAAGTGGTAAGTGCAAAGATATCAGAAGTAACTCCAGCAGAGCACCAACCAAAAGAACAGACAGCAGCAGATAAGTATACGCCAGTAGGTCAAACAGTAACAGTCACTCAAGGTCAAGTTCCTACCCCAGAAGCAGGTGTAAGAAATAAAGCCAAACTACCAGCGTCAACAAAATACAGCTGGCAAGAAGTACCCGACACATCAAAAGTTGGTCAAACAAAAGGGACAGTCGTAGTAACTTATCCAGATGGTAGTAAAGAAGAAGTGCCAGTTGAAGTGAAAGTGGTAAGTGCAAAGACATCAGAAGTAACTCCAGCAGAGCACCAACCAAAAGAACAGACAGCTGCAGATAAGTATACGCCGGCGGAGCAACCAGCAACGATGTCCCAAGGCCAAGTTTTTGTCCCAGAAGATAGTGCGAAAAATAAAGCAAATTTACCAACAAAAACAAAAGGGACAGTCAAGGTAACTGACTTAGATGGAAACAAAGGTGTTGTGTCAACTGAGACAAAAGCAGAAAATGATCTGCACAAAACTAAATTGCCAGTAGTGAGCTCAACAGCGCCACGCGCAGATGCAGAGAAACACACGGTAGCAAACCATGCAGTGATGGTGATCCAAGATCAAGTTCCAAAAGTAGGCGTAAAAAATAAAGCAGGTTTACCAGCAAAAACAAAAGGGACAGCTAAAGTGACTGATCTAGATAGTAGTAAAGACGTGCATGTCAAAGTTGAAGAGGCAAACAAACAGGAGCATAGTCTCGAGCCAGAAGTTCAAAAGACTTCAGTTCAAGTCGGAAAATATCTAACTACAGTAGAGAAAAACAAGGGTAAAGGGACTCGCTCAGATAGTCCAAAACAGACTGTTGTCAAAGTAACAAATAGCGATAAACACAAACCTGCAACTCAAAAGAACACATATTTTCAAAGTGAGCCAGGAGTGCCCACAAAAGCAGACTCAAACAAAACTGCTCTACCAGCAAAAACGAAGAAGCAAGTGCAAGAAGTCTCAGATACGACAAAAGAGAAAGGGGATAAAGATGCCAGAGTAATCAAGGTAAAAAGAGTGAATGGACCAAAGAAAGTTGCTTTATCAGAAGTGTCCAGAGAGGATAAGTACCAAAAAGGCTTGACCGATGCTGATAAATATATGCCAGTAGGAAAAGTCGTAACTGTTGTTCAAGGTCAAGAGCTTGCGCCAGAAGCTGGCGTCGCTAACCGCTCTACTTTACCAGCAAAGGCCAAATATAGTTGGCACGAGAGCCCTGTAGTGACTAAAGTTGGAAAAACACATGGAGTAGTTACGATCCTATATCCAGATAAAACTAAGGATATGTTAGTTGTTAGTGTGTTTGTTCGTGAAAAAGAAGCAAGTGCGATGCCACAAGATAAAGTTCAAAGTTTAAGTCAAACGGTAGCACCTCAGACTGAAAAAGACTTAGATGACACCCATTTAGAGCAAAGCTTATTAAAAGATCAGTTTGCCAAAGTAGTACTTAATAATAAAGAAACGCCTAAAGATCTTTTTTCTACTACTTTAGCAACAAAAGAAGTTTCAAAAGCTCAATTACCACAAACCGGTGAAACAAAGGTAAAACATCTAGGGATCTTGGGAACGTTACTTACTTTAAGTGCATTCTTTTTGGGATATGAAGATCCGAAGAAAAAACATGAAAACGAATAGATCTTAAAGATCAAATAGAGTCAGATGGGAGTTTTTCTTATCTGGCTCTATTTGTATACATTTTGAGATATGTGTCGCATTCTATTGTAGACCAATATTTGGATATTAAGGTAGACTCCTGTTATATCAAGGGTTTTGAAAGGTATATCGAACGAATCTGTTGAATGAATAAGGATTGTTTTTTTAAGATAATAAGTGTATATTATAGAACGGTTAACAAAAATTTTAAGTAAGGAGTGTAAGCGATCTTGAAAACGATCAAAGCTGAGTTCAAGCATATCAAAAGCCAAAAAATGCTATTAGCGGCGATTTTGGCGATCATGTTCATTCCATTTTTGTATTCAGTATTCTTCTTGAAATCAGTTTGGAATCCGTACGGGGATGCTAAATACTTACCTGTTGCGGTCGTAAATGAAGACAAATCTGTTAAATTTAACGGAAAAACGCTTGATGTCGGTGATCAACTGGTCAAGAAGTTAAAGGAAAATGACGGTTTAGACTGGAATTTTGTTTCGAAAAAAGAAGCTGATTATGGCTTGAGTCATAAGAAATACTACATGGTCATCACGATCCCTAAAGATTTTTCTAAAAATGCAACAACTGTTTTGGATAAAAATCCAAAGAAAATGCAGTTGAAGTATACAACTAATGACTCTTTAAACTACATTGGTAAAGTTATCAGTGAAGAAGGTGCTAAGCAAGTCAACTCACAAGTCAAAGAAACAGTTTCAACGTCTTATGCTGATACGATCTTTGGCGTGATCAAACAAGTTGGCAAAGGTTTTAACACAGCTGCTAAAGGTTCAGAACAGTTGAGTGATGGTTCAAAAACTTTATCTAATGGTATTAACACATATACAGCCGGTGTCGGTAAAGTCAACGATGGGGTGATCCAACTCCAAACAGGTGTCGTACCGCTAGGACAAGGTGTTTTAAAATTAGCTGATGGTTCAAATACATTAGCTAACGGCATCAACACCTATACAGCTGGTGTTGATCAAGTCAATAATGGTGTTTCCCAACTTCAAAATGGGACTGGGGCGCTTGCAAGTGGTGTTGGTCAATTAGCAACAGGCTCAAATACATTGGCAAATGGTATCGGTACCTATACAGCTGGTGTTGGTCAAGTCAATGATGGTGTGCTCCAACTTCAAAATGGTAGTGGAGCGCTTGCAAATGGTGTTGGTCAGTTAGCAAGTGGTTCAACGACTTTGACTTCAGGGATCTCAAGTTATACGCAAGGGACGAAGGATCTTCAAAAAGGTTTGAGCACGTTACAAACTAATTCTGAAAAGCTGCAAACTGGTGCAAATAACTTAGCTGCCGGCAACCAAGAATTAGCTACCCAATTAGCTCAAGGTAGTAACCAGATCCTCGCCTTGTTACAATCAGAACAAACACAAGCTGCGATCGAAGGGTTAACGACTTTGAAGACGCAAGCTCCAGCGATCCAAAAGACGTTGGGTGAGCTGCAAAATACGATCACAAGCGTGCCAAATGTCATGCAAAGTGTAAATAGTCAAGCAGAACAATTTAAGTCAACTTTGACATCAAACTTACAAAGTGCAGGTTCAAACGTACAGACAGCAGCGACAGATGTTGCTCAAGTTTTAGCTGCTAATAAAGATAAATTATCAGCTGAAGATCAAGCTAAACTAGCCGATGCTATTCAAAAGAACCAAGCAGCCGGTGAAAACATTAAACAAGCTGGTGTTGCAGCTCAAACATTTAGCGATCAATTAAATGGCGTTCAAAGCCAATTAAGTAGTGTTGTGCAACAAGCTAACCAGTTGAATGAAGCTGGTAAACAAGTCAATGCTTTATTGGCGCAGCTTCAAAATGCTGATCTTTCAGATGTTGATAAATTAAAAGAAGTTCCAGCACAATTACAAAAATTGACTGCTGGTGCAAATCAGTTAGCCGCTGGTTCAAAAGAATTAGCAACAGGTATCACGACGTATACAAATGGTGTTGCGCA
This window of the Ligilactobacillus faecis genome carries:
- a CDS encoding YhgE/Pip domain-containing protein; protein product: MKTIKAEFKHIKSQKMLLAAILAIMFIPFLYSVFFLKSVWNPYGDAKYLPVAVVNEDKSVKFNGKTLDVGDQLVKKLKENDGLDWNFVSKKEADYGLSHKKYYMVITIPKDFSKNATTVLDKNPKKMQLKYTTNDSLNYIGKVISEEGAKQVNSQVKETVSTSYADTIFGVIKQVGKGFNTAAKGSEQLSDGSKTLSNGINTYTAGVGKVNDGVIQLQTGVVPLGQGVLKLADGSNTLANGINTYTAGVDQVNNGVSQLQNGTGALASGVGQLATGSNTLANGIGTYTAGVGQVNDGVLQLQNGSGALANGVGQLASGSTTLTSGISSYTQGTKDLQKGLSTLQTNSEKLQTGANNLAAGNQELATQLAQGSNQILALLQSEQTQAAIEGLTTLKTQAPAIQKTLGELQNTITSVPNVMQSVNSQAEQFKSTLTSNLQSAGSNVQTAATDVAQVLAANKDKLSAEDQAKLADAIQKNQAAGENIKQAGVAAQTFSDQLNGVQSQLSSVVQQANQLNEAGKQVNALLAQLQNADLSDVDKLKEVPAQLQKLTAGANQLAAGSKELATGITTYTNGVAQASAGANQLVANNNALNSGASQLAGGLGQLNAQVPTLTTGIARLANGTGQLTANSAALNSGASQLAGGLGQLNAQVPTLTSGIGQLANGTSQLAANSAALRSGASQLAGGLGQLNAQVPTLTSGVDQLADGTKQLAANSPQLSSGAAKLSQGSDKLATALAKGATQVNDNTKNVTSKTSNMFASPTELKHTNYSYVPNYGYALAPYMLSVALYVGALVFNLVYPIRRLSDPDATATEWWASKLAIGAIMATGTSVVEILLMMASGLHPEHLGATLINAWFFALASTYIVMFLAIAFGNIGRFIGIIFLVLQLGSCGGSFPIQITRAMGGFFQLINPFLPMTYSVYGFREALTSGLGSNQILISVGVQLIYIVVAVGLLWVAMNIERSKVTYVDVNDQEELNA